DNA sequence from the Candidatus Obscuribacterales bacterium genome:
TCTTAAACGCTGTATTTCCTCGCTGATAGCACTTTTGCCAACCTGCTCATCTATTAAGACCAATTCTCTATCAAGATTTTCGAGTTCAGCTAGGATTCTGACAGCATCACGCGCTAAGCTATCCATCCTGTCCAAAGCAGCTTGTCGTCGCGATTCAATTTTTACAATTTCTGCAAGCCGTGAACGTTCTTCTTCGAGAACTTGAATTTTCTCCTCCTGAGTTTTAGCTTGTTCAATTAACTTTTCTATCTCTGGAACTTTGGAAAGTCGCTGTATGATTTCGTCATCAGAGCGGCTGATTGCATAACCAAATAAAGCTAGACCAACAGGTGCAGCAGTAGCAGAGGCAATGCCAAACCAAACTACAAAACGATTGTCTTTCCCAGATTGAATTCCAAGATAAACTGTTCCAGCAACAAGACCAGTTGCAATTAACGCTGCAATAATCTTCTTTATCAAAATCACTAGATCAATTACAACAATAAGGAGGTCGAAGATCTATCTAACTATTGTATGGCTAACAGGCTAACCACTACCTAGCCTGACCAGTGGCGCTTAATTCGGCATAACGCCTCTAATCAGGATGGTTAGCCAGATTTGAAGTTGAATATCACCATCTTAGAGGGCAATTATACCAAACATTATATGCATAACTGCCTAAAAAGGAGTGTTATGCTGAATGAGATGATGATAACTGCCCTCACAGGAGTGGTTCGCCAGCTTTCGTTCTGCATCAGCAGAAGCAGCAGGGCGTTATCTAAAACGTCACAACACTGCGAATCGACTCCCCGCGATGCATGAGGTCGAAGGCTTCATTAATCTGTTCCACCGGCAACACATGGGTGATGAGGTCATCAATATTGATCTTGCCATCCATGTACCAGTCCACAATTTTGGGCACATCCGTACGCCCCCTCGCACCACCAAACGCTGTGCCTTTCCAGACCCGGCCGGTCACAAGCTGAAAGGGTCGAGTGCTAATTTCTTCCCCGGCACCCGCCACACCGATAATCACACTGACGCCCCAACCCTTATGGCAACATTCCAAGGCTTGCCGCATGACCTTGACATTGCCAATGCACTCAAAACTATAGTCTGCGCCACCGTTGGTTAACTCCACCAGATAGGATACCAGGTCACCCTCTACTTCCTTCGGATTGACAAAATGAGTCATGCCAAATTTTTCAGCTAGTTCCTTCTTGGATGAATTCAGATCCACGCCGATGATCATATTTGCGCCCACCATGCGGCAGCCTTGAATCACATTTAGGCCAATGCCGCCCAATCCAAAGATCACCACATTCGCCCCCGGTTCTACCTTAGCCGTGTTGATCACCGCGCCAATACCTGTGGTCACACCACAG
Encoded proteins:
- a CDS encoding S-(hydroxymethyl)glutathione dehydrogenase/class III alcohol dehydrogenase, which translates into the protein MDVKAAIALEAGQPLSIETVQLEGPKAGEVLVEIKATGICHTDAYTLSGKDPEGLFPSILGHEGAGVVVEVGPEVKSLKPGDHVIPLYVPECRNCSYCLSDKTNLCQAIRLTQGRGVMPDGSSRFSFQGKPLYHYMGTSTFANYTVVPEISLAKIREDAPFEKVCYIGCGVTTGIGAVINTAKVEPGANVVIFGLGGIGLNVIQGCRMVGANMIIGVDLNSSKKELAEKFGMTHFVNPKEVEGDLVSYLVELTNGGADYSFECIGNVKVMRQALECCHKGWGVSVIIGVAGAGEEISTRPFQLVTGRVWKGTAFGGARGRTDVPKIVDWYMDGKINIDDLITHVLPVEQINEAFDLMHRGESIRSVVTF